The Gossypium arboreum isolate Shixiya-1 chromosome 4, ASM2569848v2, whole genome shotgun sequence DNA segment ATGTGTTCATGTGTGTAAATTATTTTGGGTGTATCTTACTCTGCTGAATTTGAATTCTGGGTTGTTTTTTTGTTTCTTAATATCTTTTGCTGAAGTTTGGTCTTTTAGCAAATTTGTTTCAAATCATATTCTGGGTATCTTTCGtgaattttgtttttttcttgACCTTTGAGCTGCTGGAGATGTCTTTGGTCCATAGATCATAGCCTCAAAAGTGGTTtctctagaattttttttttttgttactttATTTTATACCCCTCTGATTTTAGAGAAGAAAGTTGAACAAGGGGGATCCTGGATTTGTTTCTGGGATGGACTCAAAAACCCCTGTTGAGAATTTGTGTTGTATTGAACCTGCCTTAAGTTCCTCATCAAGGAGGAGTAATTTTTCTGCTCGTTCCAAATCTTTGGGAGGGAGTTCGATTAGAGAAGTGAACTTTAGTGATGTGGGACCAAAGCCTGTGAGATATGGATCTCAAGGTGCTGAGTCAGAGACATATAGCATGTCACAGAAAGAGATCAATGATGAAGATGCTAGGCTGGTACATATAAATGATCCTGTCAACACAAATGAGAGGTTTAAGTTTGCTGGGAATTCTATTCGGACCGCGAAGTACTCAATCCTAACATTTTTGCCTAGGAACTTGTTCGAGCAGTTTCATAGAGTTGCCTATGTATACTTCCTTGTGATCGCAGTGCTCAATCAGCTGCCTCAGCTTGCTGTATTCGGCCGTACAGCTTCCATTTTGCCATTGGCATTTGTCCTTCTGGTTACGGCTGTTAAAGACGCATACGAGGACTACAGGCGCCATAGGGCAGACAGGATTGAGAATAATAGGCTAGCATTGGTTTTGGTTAATAATGAATTTCAGCAAAAGAAATGGAAGAACATTCAGGTTGGTGAGATAATCAAGATTCAAGCTAATGAAACTATTCCTTGTGATATGGTTCTACTCTCAACTAGTGAACCGACAGGAGTTGCATACGTGCAGACTACTAATTTGGATGGAGAGTCTAATTTGAAGACACGATATGCCAAACAGGAGACTCTTCAGAAGATTCCTGAAAAGGAAAATGTTTCTGGGTTGATCAAGTGTGAGAAACCCAACAGGAACATATATGGGTTTCAGGCTAACATGGAAGTTGATGGAAAACAAGTGTCCCTTGGTCCCTCTAATATTATACTTCGTGGCTGTGAGCTCAAAAACACTACTTGGGCAGTTGGGGTTGCTGTGTATGCTGGCAGTGAGACCAAAGCAATGCTTAACAACTCAGGGGCTCCATCAAAGAGGAGCCGACTTGAGACCCATATGAACTTGGAGATCATCTTCCTTTCACTGTTTCTTGTTGCATTGTGTACAGTTGTCTCTGTCTGTGCTGCTGTTTGGTTGAGACGCCACAGGGATGAGTTGGATTACTTGCCCTTTTATAGAAGAAAGGACTTCTCTGAGGAtgaagaaaaaaattataattattatggaTGGGGATTGGAAATATTTTTCACATTCCTCATGTCAGTAATTGTGTTTCAGATAATGATTCCTATCTCACTGTATATTTCCATGGAGTTAGTCCGGGTCGGTCAGGCTTACTTTATGATTCGAGATGCTGAGATGTATGATGAGTCTTCAAATACAAGATTTCAGTGTAGGGCTTTGAATATAAATGAGGACTTAGGACAAATAAAATATGTTTTCTCTGACAAAACTGGTACGCTTACTGAGAACAAGATGGAATTCCAGTGTGCAAGCATTTGGGGAGTAGATTACAATGGTGGAAAGGCAACTTCACAAGATCAGAAAGATGGCTACTTTGTCCAAGGTAAACAAAAAATTTATCTCTGGTAATACGTCTGTTAGAAAGAAATTTATTTGAGGTTTGTTTAGCATTTTCTAACTTAAACTCTTTTATTCTTATCTAGCGGATGGGCAGGTTTTGAGGCCGAAGATGGTCGTAAAGACTGACCCTGAGCTTCTACAATATGTTAGGAATGGAAAAGAGACAAAAGAAGGCAGTTATGTCCATGATTTCTTCCTTGCACTGGCAGCTTGCAATACTATTGTGCCAATAATTGTGGATACACCTGATCCTACTTTGAAGTTGATAGATTACCAAGGCGAGTCTCCAGATGAAcaggcgttggtttatgctgctgcAGCATATGGATTTATGCTGATAGAGCGAACCTCTGGCCATATTGTTATTGACATTCAAGGAGAAAGGAAAAGGTAAATATCAAGTGCTGACTTCTATCTTCTTAGTTTTGTTTCCACCATTTCTGTTGTATCATTATATTGTGATAACCTCTGCCAGCATCAATACAGGAATTGCTACTAGATTTGTTTTGAGTTTTTGGTGTCGGTATTTACTGTAAATGCTTGAACAGAGTGCTTTAATTGTGATAGGAACTTCTAGAGGgtcaaaattttatggaaaatattatACCATGAAGCAGACATGTGAATTTCCTTTATTTTTCTGGATAGTCAGTATATATATTTCCTTTGGAGAAGCTTCCTCTACTACTTTTGCAACAATAAAGTGATGGTTTGAAAACTACATTCTTAATCTGCACAAGTGAAAATAACTAGTATTTCTTGGGAAGGAGCTTGATCGACTTCTATGAACTTTATTTTTCATGGATTAATCTTAGTTTTATATTGTTTGAGGTTATTGGCATTTTTTTATGTTAATCTTTACATGTTTACCAAGTACTGAGGTAGGTGAAATGTATGTAAATACCTATTTGGATTTAGTATcatcatttttttctttccttttttttaaaaaaaaaaaatttcaagacaCTTGGAGGTTGGGATATTGTAATATTTAGGGACTGGCATTGAAAATTCTCTTGCTTTGGGAGAAGAAAAGTGTATATATACTATATAGTATATAATCATACTAAAGGAATGCTGGTTGTACTCCTGGACTTCATTTATATTAAGTTTTCATTGTTGAATAAAAATGTTTTGGGTCATGCAGGTTCAATGTTTTGGGTTTGCACGAGTTTGATAGTGATCGGAAGAGGATGTCTGTTATATTGGGGTTCCCAAACCAATCCGTTAAAGTGTTTGTAAAAGGAGCTGACACAACAATGTTTAGTGTCATAGACAGATCTCTGAATACGAGTATAATTCGTGCAACCGAAGCCCATCTGCAGTCTTACTCCTCAATAGGCTTGAGAACACTCGTCATTGGGATGAGAGAACTGAGTACTTCAGAATTTGAGGAATGGCATTCTGCATTTGAGGTGGCTAGCACTGCTTTAATGGGTAGAGCCAGATTGCTTCGTAAGATTGCAAGCAATATCGAAAGCAATCTTTGCATATTAGGTGCCTCTGGTATCGAAGATAAACTACAGCAAGGAGTTCCAGAAGCCATTGAGTCTCTTAGAACAGCTGGGATCAAAGTATGGGTGTTGACTGGGGACAAGCAAGAAACTGCCATATCAATTGGATACTCCTCAAAGCTGTTGACCAGTAAAATGACACAAGTTATAGTTAACAGCAACTCTAAGGAATCATGCAGAAAGAGTTTAGAAGATGCCATCATCATGTCTAAGAAACTTACAACTACGTCTGGCACTACAAATGAAACTGGTAGAACTTTGGGAACTGGTTCAACACCTGTAGCATTGATTATTGATGGTACCAGCCTTGTTTATATTCTTGACAGTGAACTCGAAGAAAGGGTAAGGAGTCGTCAACTTGccgttgtttttttttttttttttcacttttctaCTATCCTGCATGGTGATGTGACTTTATTATTCATCTTTGCTTGCAGCTCTTCGAGTTAGCCTGTAATTGTTCTGTGGTTTTGTGTTGTCGGGTGGCCCCATTACAGAAAGCCGGAATCATTTCCCTTGTAAAGAAGAGGACCTCAGACATGACACTTGCCATTGGAGATGGTAATCATCATTCTCTTGATTTTCTAATCATAATCTTACgataaaaaaagagaatggtaATCATCATTCTCTTGAATTTCAGTTGATTTCGTTTTGCTGATTTAAGCAATGCTACTGGATGCTTCACAGGTGCTAATGATGTTTCAATGATCCAAATGGCGGATGTGGGAGTTGGCATTAGTGGCCAAGAGGGTAGGCAAGCTGTAATGGCATCCGATTTTGCAATGGGTCAGTTCAGATTCTTAGTTCCTCTGTTGTTTGTCCATGGGCATTGGAATTACCAGCGGATGGGCTACATGATACTATACAATTTTTACAGGAATGCAGTGTTCGTCCTTGTTCTATTTTGGTGAGTTATTTTATTTTCCAGATACAAATCTTCTTATGTGTACTAAATGCTGATATTCAACCTACAATAGATGGTTGGCTTAGGGACGGTATCTTTTTGTCCTAACGAGGCCAAAAGTGGGGTTGAGGCAATAAAATGTCatcatttcatatatacatatgtatagtAAAATTCTTCCTTTGCTCCATTAGGATaaagatatttgatttttttatccCTATTTATTCAAGATTATAATTTCCActtttggaatagacttggaatCAGATTTTGGTCAATTAGTGTGGATTTTCATCTATGGATGAGCACTTTTTTACTTCTCTATGTTCTTTGCAGGTATGTGCTCTTCACTTGTTTCACTTTGACCACTGCAATCAATGAGTGGAGCAGTGTGTTGTATTCTGTAATCTACACATCGGTGCCTACAATTGTTGTCGGTATTCTTGACAAGGACCTAAGTCGACTCACACTTTTAAAGCATCCTCAGCTGTATGGGGCCGGGCACCGAGATGAATGCTATAACAAAACACTCTTTTGGATAACAATGCTCGATACTCTCTATCAAAGTGTGGTTGTCTTTTTCATTCCTCTTCTCGCATACTGGGGCAGCACCATTGATGCTGCAAGTATTGGAGATCTTTGGACTCTTGCAGTAGTTATATTGGTTAATTTACACTTGGCCATGGATGTCATCCACTGGAATTGGATAACTCATGCAGCCATTTGGGGATCTATAATTGCAACTTTTATTTGCGTTATCGTTATAGATGCTATACCATCTTTAGTTGGTTACTGGTAAGCCCTTTTACATcagatttattttaattaagcATGTAGGTGAATAGTGTCAAGATAATAGTTTTTGACAGTTTCCACATTAACATATctaaaaacattattatttttccTTACCTGCTATACAACAGAAGTattctactaaaatatatatactagTGCATTCATATAGAGGTGGCAATTAGGTGTTGTTGGGTGAGTTATTTTAGGTTTAGGTCTGGATTTTTTAGGGATCAGGTTCTCTGATTCTTTGCGTCTGAGTCTTTCGTTTTATTCATCTCGAATTAGATTACGTTTGGGCTCTTGGACAGGTTTTCAGGTTCAAGTTTACTTTGTTACCTCCATGTAACATATAGATGTGCTTTGGAGTGTTTTTTTGCATATAAATATTGTTGTCCCCAAGTTTCAGAGTTTCCGTGCTCTTAGCTGTAGCCATGAGGTTATTATCTACAGTGTtccaactcttttttttttaagtaccCATGTCGAACATATTTTCAGACATTGGTATGAGGCCTCCAAGGACCTaccaaatacatggaaaaacttTGAAAATGTTGAACATACTCATGTCAGATACATACTCGTATCCACCACATACCTGAGTTCGAGTAAATATAGGTTATTATGTTCTAGGCCTTATGAAATTGGCAATAATTAATGGTATAAGAACTGTCTGCAATTGATTCTACATTATAAGGCTAATGAGTTGCCATAAATTAGCATGCCAACCATGCATTTTAGTAAATGATTCATTTGAAGTTAGTTAAATTTGCTTGCTTATAGTTTCTGATCCTTGGCAGCCTATTATTTGTTTTGACAGGGCCATTTTTGAAATTGCGAAAACCAGATTGTTTTGGTTCTGTTTACTTGCCATCATTGTCACTGCACTAATACCTCGATTTGTCGTGAAAGTtctttatcagttttatgcaccTTGCGATGTTCAGATTGCACGGGAAGCAGAGAAGTTTTGGGCTCAGAGTCAGTCTGCAGCTGTAGAAGTAGAAATGAGTCCGATCTTGGACCATCCAAGGCGATGATAAGGTGATTTTGTTCCTTCTTTTGACCATATTTCTTTCTTGTAAAGTATCATGCTCTTTAGGCTTCTGCAGAGTATTAAATTTCATCGTCAGATTTTCATTGATTGCTATCCAAAGGATAGAATTAATATACCTTAGGTTTGTATTTTTTATTGTATAAAATGAATATAAATTAGCATTGTTTATAGACAAAGAAATCATACACAGAAACATACACGCAGATTTCAATGAATACATTTTGATTGCCATTTTTTGTTGTCCATTCAAGGTTCTCTCGTATGTTCATATTTGCTTTAATTCTGAATTAATTTTCGTTAGAAACGCCAATATTAGTTGGTATATTTTGCACATTGGAATCGTCAATGATGGCAACTGTCGTCATTGACGTGTTTTCGAACTTGTTGATTCAAAGAGTAGGGGGCGGAGATAGGTGGTTCACCCTTTTTAGGATAGAGTGAAAGAGTGAAAGTGTGGTTGGAGTAAAAGATAGGGAGAAGAAGACAGAGCTTGGAGTGAGATAGTAAAAGAGGAGATGTAGGTTGCTTGCATCCAATCTTAAGCCATGAGGCTTATCTACATGTTATGCCCTGTCCTGAGGTATCAAGTGTCGGGTCACTATTGGTGGGCCAGGGGTAAGTGGTCAAGGAGTCTGGTGCCATAGGTTTAAGTAGAGTAGCGCTGTGACGTGCCTTGAGTAATATTGGATGGGACGTGATAGTTGAGATCTGATGTGACGGTTAATGAGTGAGTCCACTTAAGTAAATTGTAAGTTGAGAGGTCCCTCTGGGCCAATCGTACCGTTCATGGATTGACTTTttagaaaatataatatttttagtatttgaaTGATTCTGTGCaaaatattttttgttgtttgatacgttttcctaaaaatattttcttaacTGAAAAAGTTATAATAATGGtataaaactaataaaatttatACATGTTGAAGTTAATCTCACTTCTTGTGGcatttttcttttcaattctttTCCTAGTTTAATGTATGAAGGAATTTGACCAATAAccaaatatttctcatcttttcTTAATTTAATGTATGGTAGAATTTAACCAATAACCAATGTACTAGGTATCCACAAAGTTAAAATAAATGGAAAACCACTGAATACAAGGCCAAAGGAAAGCTATAAGAAACAGAAAGTAACTCATGGAAAAGTCACATAGTAAAGCCAAGCAGCAAGCACCAAAAGCAACAACAGGGTGGTATGAGTAGTCACCAAGCTGCATAAAACATTTCTGATAAAATGCATCCTGATTTTGCTAAAGAATCAGCCATCCCAATCTAACTTCATGAAACATCTCCAATAACAATTTTGACTTCCATCCTTTGTtggaatattttaaatatatatatagtgtttCAATAGTTAcaaatgaaaagttataaatAATCAAAAGTTATGTCCCTATAAATAAGTTATAAATAGTCATAATTATTTAAGTAGATATCTattgaataattatttttattgctaATGATATGAGTATCCATTTGAGTAGTTTTGCCCCTATGAATTTTTGTAGGATACACCCAAAGCATATAAACAAAATCTGTTCTATTTCTCTCACCATCTTTTATATTCCTAGATTGTTCTATAAAGAATTActgtaaaatttctttataaaaattGATATCCTTGTTATGCTCTGCTCAGTACTCAGTAGACTGTTTCCGTTAATGTAAATCGTAGATAGTCATTGAGCTTCATTGTATCCTCAAGGTTCATTTACCAGTAACTCTTTTGCACACTATAATATAAGTGGGAATGAATAGAACCTTAAAGAAAATGATATTGTTACACGCCTTGAAACCTTCATTAATTTCTCATAAGTTTATTTCTATCTCCATACACTAATAATTTTAAGGTTCTATTTTCgcaatttatgaaaaattaaagaAGACTTGTCTGCTCACCACGCATTCACATGCCACTACAAGCATGGTACTATGAAGATAGATATATGCAATTATGGTTGCATGATGATAAGTGATCTTATCAAATTTTGATTTAGAAATATCTTTCTCGCAAAAAAATGTACGTCATTTTTTTTTACTCTTATTGCATAATTAGATTTCAATTGTTATATTTATTGAATTGCATTATGCAAAAGATTTAGGTGTCTCATGCATCAAttacttgaaaaaaaaatcaaatgtttcattgtaatatatattatatatcttacaagaaaagaaagaaagaaagaaataagatAGAATGAAAATGCACATTTGGAAAAGGTTGAATGGTGATGACATTGTTCAACATGCTTCTGTTCAACAAAAGCATTATGACCATCCGGGTGAG contains these protein-coding regions:
- the LOC108458868 gene encoding phospholipid-transporting ATPase 1; the encoded protein is MSLRRKLNKGDPGFVSGMDSKTPVENLCCIEPALSSSSRRSNFSARSKSLGGSSIREVNFSDVGPKPVRYGSQGAESETYSMSQKEINDEDARLVHINDPVNTNERFKFAGNSIRTAKYSILTFLPRNLFEQFHRVAYVYFLVIAVLNQLPQLAVFGRTASILPLAFVLLVTAVKDAYEDYRRHRADRIENNRLALVLVNNEFQQKKWKNIQVGEIIKIQANETIPCDMVLLSTSEPTGVAYVQTTNLDGESNLKTRYAKQETLQKIPEKENVSGLIKCEKPNRNIYGFQANMEVDGKQVSLGPSNIILRGCELKNTTWAVGVAVYAGSETKAMLNNSGAPSKRSRLETHMNLEIIFLSLFLVALCTVVSVCAAVWLRRHRDELDYLPFYRRKDFSEDEEKNYNYYGWGLEIFFTFLMSVIVFQIMIPISLYISMELVRVGQAYFMIRDAEMYDESSNTRFQCRALNINEDLGQIKYVFSDKTGTLTENKMEFQCASIWGVDYNGGKATSQDQKDGYFVQADGQVLRPKMVVKTDPELLQYVRNGKETKEGSYVHDFFLALAACNTIVPIIVDTPDPTLKLIDYQGESPDEQALVYAAAAYGFMLIERTSGHIVIDIQGERKRFNVLGLHEFDSDRKRMSVILGFPNQSVKVFVKGADTTMFSVIDRSLNTSIIRATEAHLQSYSSIGLRTLVIGMRELSTSEFEEWHSAFEVASTALMGRARLLRKIASNIESNLCILGASGIEDKLQQGVPEAIESLRTAGIKVWVLTGDKQETAISIGYSSKLLTSKMTQVIVNSNSKESCRKSLEDAIIMSKKLTTTSGTTNETGRTLGTGSTPVALIIDGTSLVYILDSELEERLFELACNCSVVLCCRVAPLQKAGIISLVKKRTSDMTLAIGDGANDVSMIQMADVGVGISGQEGRQAVMASDFAMGQFRFLVPLLFVHGHWNYQRMGYMILYNFYRNAVFVLVLFWYVLFTCFTLTTAINEWSSVLYSVIYTSVPTIVVGILDKDLSRLTLLKHPQLYGAGHRDECYNKTLFWITMLDTLYQSVVVFFIPLLAYWGSTIDAASIGDLWTLAVVILVNLHLAMDVIHWNWITHAAIWGSIIATFICVIVIDAIPSLVGYWAIFEIAKTRLFWFCLLAIIVTALIPRFVVKVLYQFYAPCDVQIAREAEKFWAQSQSAAVEVEMSPILDHPRR